One part of the Methylobacterium terrae genome encodes these proteins:
- a CDS encoding acyl carrier protein, producing MASAQEIRTILARHGTLARTIDRLSEDDCLFDNGLDSFGAVQVMMDLEEHFEIEFPEHLLSREVFSTVRNIQDFVSSQVLRKAA from the coding sequence ATGGCTTCTGCGCAGGAAATACGGACGATACTGGCGCGCCACGGCACCCTCGCCCGCACCATCGACCGCCTCTCGGAAGACGATTGCTTGTTCGACAACGGGCTCGACTCCTTCGGGGCGGTCCAGGTGATGATGGACCTGGAAGAGCACTTCGAGATCGAGTTCCCGGAACACCTGCTCAGCCGCGAGGTCTTCTCGACCGTGCGCAACATCCAGGATTTCGTGTCGAGCCAGGTGCTGCGGAAGGCCGCCTGA